Proteins from a single region of Starkeya sp. ORNL1:
- a CDS encoding aminotransferase has product MLTNLQARDVETLVHPYTNLVAIREVGPLVLERGQGVWVHDSEGKPYLEGMAGLWCTALGYGNEELVEAAATQMRKLPYTHIFGGKSHDPAIELAEKLKDMAPVPISKVFFTCSGSEANDTQMKLVWYMNNALGRPNKKKIISRMRAYHGVTIASASLTGLPGNHTDFDLPIAGIRHTTCPHHYRLAEPGESEEDFATRLAADLEALIVAEGPETVAAFIAEPVLGAGGVIVPPKTYYPKIQAVLEKYDVFFIADEVITGFGRLGTAFGCTALDMRPNSISIAKALSSAYQPIGGVMIPEDMYQAMLEESRKLGSFGHGYTYSAHPVAAAVALKTLEIYERESVFERVRAKIPHFSARRAALEDHPLVGEARGMGLVAGIEIVANKTTKAQFDPKLGVAAKCVAFAQEEGLIVRSVFGDAVTICPPLVISPAEIDELFDRLTRALDRTLDWASREKLLAA; this is encoded by the coding sequence ATGCTTACAAACCTTCAGGCTCGCGACGTCGAGACCCTGGTGCATCCCTATACGAACCTCGTCGCCATCCGCGAGGTCGGCCCGCTGGTGCTGGAGCGCGGCCAGGGCGTTTGGGTGCACGATTCCGAAGGCAAGCCGTATCTCGAAGGCATGGCCGGCCTGTGGTGCACGGCGCTCGGCTACGGCAATGAGGAACTTGTGGAAGCCGCGGCGACGCAGATGCGCAAGCTGCCCTACACCCACATCTTCGGCGGCAAGAGCCATGATCCGGCGATCGAGCTCGCCGAGAAGCTGAAGGATATGGCGCCGGTGCCGATCTCCAAGGTGTTCTTCACCTGCTCGGGGTCGGAGGCCAACGACACCCAGATGAAGCTCGTCTGGTACATGAACAATGCGCTCGGCCGGCCGAACAAGAAGAAGATCATTTCGCGCATGCGCGCCTATCACGGCGTGACCATTGCCTCGGCCTCGCTCACCGGCCTGCCCGGCAACCACACCGATTTCGACCTGCCGATCGCCGGCATCCGCCACACCACCTGCCCGCATCATTACCGGCTCGCCGAGCCCGGCGAGAGCGAGGAGGATTTCGCTACCCGCCTCGCCGCCGATCTCGAGGCGCTGATCGTGGCGGAGGGCCCGGAGACGGTGGCCGCCTTCATCGCCGAGCCGGTGCTCGGCGCCGGCGGCGTCATCGTGCCGCCGAAGACCTATTACCCGAAGATCCAGGCGGTGCTGGAGAAGTACGACGTCTTCTTCATTGCCGACGAGGTCATCACCGGTTTCGGCCGGCTCGGCACCGCCTTCGGCTGCACCGCACTCGACATGCGCCCGAACTCCATCTCCATCGCCAAGGCGCTGTCCTCCGCTTATCAGCCGATCGGCGGCGTGATGATTCCGGAAGACATGTACCAGGCCATGCTGGAGGAGAGCCGCAAGCTCGGCTCGTTCGGCCACGGCTACACCTATTCCGCCCATCCGGTGGCGGCGGCGGTGGCACTGAAGACCCTGGAGATCTATGAGCGCGAGAGCGTGTTCGAGCGGGTGCGGGCCAAGATCCCGCACTTCTCGGCGCGCCGCGCGGCGCTGGAGGATCACCCGCTGGTCGGCGAGGCGCGCGGCATGGGGCTGGTGGCGGGCATCGAGATCGTCGCCAACAAGACCACCAAGGCGCAGTTCGACCCCAAGCTCGGCGTGGCCGCCAAGTGCGTCGCCTTCGCCCAGGAGGAGGGATTGATCGTGCGCAGCGTGTTCGGCGACGCCGTCACCATCTGCCCGCCGCTGGTCATCTCCCCGGCCGAGATCGACGAGTTGTTCGACCGCCTGACCCGCGCGCTCGACAGGACGCTGGACTGGGCAAGCCGGGAGAAGCTGCTGGCGGCGTGA
- a CDS encoding metallophosphoesterase, which yields MPRLISRRVLLAGTVTMLGTGAATAGYAGYVEPSMRLVVTTYRPQPPNWPADLPLSIAVLADLHVGEPVMGLARIEEIVERTNALKPDLILLLGDYMPSMRIITRYVPLPEAARVLAGLKAPLGVWSVLGNHDWWDDSNVQRDRKGWPLVRRALEGAGIPVLHNKSLRLEKDGRGFWLAGLGDTIAYVLPGHGNFAGVDDLPGTLAQIDGDEPALMLVHEPDAFVRMPERIALTLSGHTHGGQVRIAGWSPVVPSEYGNRFAYGHVVEGGRHLIVSGGLGCSGLPVRIGVPPEIVMVELGTGAAPIS from the coding sequence ATGCCGCGTCTCATCAGCCGCCGGGTCCTGCTGGCCGGCACCGTCACCATGCTCGGCACCGGTGCGGCGACGGCCGGCTATGCGGGCTATGTCGAGCCGTCCATGCGCCTCGTCGTCACCACCTATCGGCCGCAGCCGCCCAACTGGCCGGCGGACTTGCCGTTGTCCATCGCCGTGCTGGCCGACCTGCATGTCGGCGAGCCGGTGATGGGACTGGCGCGCATCGAGGAGATCGTCGAGCGCACCAACGCGCTGAAGCCGGATCTCATCCTGCTGCTCGGCGACTACATGCCGAGCATGCGCATCATCACCCGCTATGTCCCGCTGCCGGAGGCGGCGCGCGTGCTCGCCGGGCTGAAGGCGCCGCTCGGCGTCTGGAGCGTCCTCGGCAATCATGACTGGTGGGACGATTCGAACGTGCAGCGCGATCGCAAGGGCTGGCCGCTCGTCCGCCGCGCTCTGGAGGGGGCCGGCATACCCGTCCTGCACAACAAGTCGCTGCGGCTGGAAAAGGACGGGCGCGGCTTCTGGTTGGCCGGGCTCGGCGACACCATCGCCTATGTGCTGCCGGGGCACGGCAACTTCGCCGGTGTCGACGACCTGCCCGGCACGCTCGCCCAGATCGATGGTGACGAGCCGGCCCTCATGCTGGTGCATGAGCCGGACGCCTTCGTCCGCATGCCGGAGCGGATCGCGCTCACCTTGTCCGGCCACACCCATGGCGGGCAGGTGCGGATCGCCGGCTGGTCGCCGGTGGTGCCGTCCGAATACGGCAATCGCTTCGCCTATGGCCACGTGGTGGAGGGCGGCCGCCATCTCATCGTCTCGGGCGGGCTCGGCTGTTCCGGCCTGCCGGTACGCATCGGCGTGCCGCCGGAGATCGTGATGGTGGAACTGGGGACGGGCGCGGCACCCATATCCTGA
- a CDS encoding DUF2000 family protein, giving the protein MFDTKVAILVLDDLAVWQKLNVTAFLATGIAGAAPEAMGEPYEDAAGRRHARLLGQPMLVFAATPEVMRRAYAQAIERGLTRAAYVRAMFETGHDAANRAAFKAEPADAPDLVGLALRGMKKDVDKATKGARLHP; this is encoded by the coding sequence ATGTTCGACACCAAGGTCGCGATCCTCGTGCTGGACGATCTCGCCGTCTGGCAGAAGCTGAACGTCACCGCCTTCCTCGCCACCGGCATTGCCGGGGCGGCGCCGGAAGCCATGGGTGAGCCCTATGAGGACGCCGCCGGCCGCCGGCACGCCCGCCTGCTGGGCCAACCCATGCTGGTGTTCGCGGCGACGCCGGAAGTGATGCGCCGGGCCTATGCGCAGGCGATCGAGCGCGGCCTGACGCGCGCCGCCTATGTGCGGGCGATGTTCGAGACCGGCCACGACGCGGCCAATCGCGCGGCGTTCAAGGCCGAGCCGGCCGATGCCCCGGATCTGGTCGGGCTGGCGCTGCGCGGCATGAAGAAGGACGTCGACAAGGCCACCAAGGGCGCGCGGCTGCACCCGTGA
- a CDS encoding metallophosphoesterase, which produces MPQFITRRTLLAGTVTVLATGAATLGYARYVEPSMRLVVTTYRPQARWPDDFPLTIAALADFHVGEPVMGLARIEEIVARTNALRPDLIVLLGDYTPSMRSITRHVPLPEAARALAGLKAPLGVWSILGNHDWWNDADVQRQRRGPPPVHRVLEAAGIPVLENKAQRLNKGGRAFWLAGLGDSWAYILPGFRNFRGVDDLPGTLAQLDAHTPAILLAHEPDVFVRVPDRIALTLSGHTHGGQVRIAGWSPVVPSEFGNRFAYGHVVEDGRHLIVSGGLGCSGKPLRIGVPPEIVLVELGSRPGTGPG; this is translated from the coding sequence ATGCCGCAGTTCATCACCCGTCGGACCTTGCTTGCCGGCACCGTCACAGTGCTCGCGACGGGCGCGGCGACCTTGGGCTATGCGCGCTATGTCGAGCCGTCGATGCGCCTGGTGGTCACCACCTATCGGCCGCAGGCGCGCTGGCCCGACGATTTTCCGCTGACCATCGCGGCGCTGGCCGATTTCCATGTCGGCGAGCCGGTGATGGGGCTGGCGCGCATCGAGGAGATCGTCGCCCGTACCAATGCGCTGCGGCCCGATCTCATCGTGCTGCTTGGCGACTACACGCCGAGCATGCGCTCCATCACCCGGCACGTGCCGCTGCCCGAGGCGGCGCGTGCACTTGCCGGGCTCAAGGCGCCGCTCGGCGTCTGGAGCATCCTCGGCAATCACGACTGGTGGAACGACGCGGATGTGCAGCGCCAGCGCCGCGGCCCGCCTCCCGTGCACCGCGTGTTGGAGGCGGCCGGAATCCCGGTGCTGGAGAACAAGGCGCAGCGGCTGAACAAAGGCGGGCGCGCCTTCTGGCTCGCCGGGCTCGGCGACTCCTGGGCCTATATACTTCCCGGGTTTCGGAACTTCCGCGGCGTCGATGACCTGCCGGGGACGCTTGCCCAGCTCGACGCGCATACGCCGGCCATCCTGCTGGCGCATGAGCCCGATGTCTTCGTGCGCGTCCCGGACCGAATCGCGCTCACTCTGTCCGGTCACACCCATGGCGGACAAGTGCGGATCGCCGGCTGGTCGCCGGTGGTGCCGTCCGAGTTCGGCAATCGATTTGCCTATGGCCATGTGGTGGAGGATGGCCGCCATCTCATCGTATCGGGTGGGCTTGGCTGCTCCGGCAAGCCGCTGCGCATCGGCGTGCCGCCGGAGATCGTGCTGGTGGAGCTGGGATCGCGCCCGGGCACCGGGCCGGGTTAG
- a CDS encoding Lrp/AsnC family transcriptional regulator, which produces MAPENTKVVRQKAPASARLDEVDRRLLALLTQDASQGYAELGRALHLSPPAVHERVKRLKADGIITGVVARLDGEKVGRPLLAFVHVDTTSWAVTRHLLALQEFPEVEEIHTVTGESAMLLKVRTENTRTLEALLEKIHAIEGFTGTRSYIALTTYLERGPSPLPSPALTASVST; this is translated from the coding sequence ATGGCACCCGAAAATACGAAAGTGGTTCGGCAGAAAGCCCCCGCCAGTGCCCGGCTCGACGAGGTCGACCGAAGATTATTAGCCCTGCTCACGCAGGATGCGTCGCAGGGCTATGCCGAGCTCGGCCGGGCGCTGCACCTGTCGCCGCCCGCGGTGCATGAGCGGGTGAAGCGACTGAAGGCCGACGGCATCATCACCGGCGTGGTGGCGCGGCTCGACGGCGAGAAGGTCGGCCGCCCGCTGCTGGCCTTCGTCCATGTCGACACCACGAGCTGGGCAGTGACTCGCCATCTGCTCGCGCTGCAGGAGTTTCCGGAGGTGGAGGAGATCCACACAGTCACCGGCGAGAGCGCCATGCTGCTGAAGGTGCGTACCGAGAACACGCGGACACTGGAGGCGCTGCTGGAAAAGATCCACGCCATCGAAGGCTTCACCGGCACGCGCAGCTACATCGCGCTGACGACCTATCTGGAGCGCGGCCCGAGCCCGCTTCCGTCCCCGGCACTCACAGCCAGCGTTTCCACTTGA
- a CDS encoding RT0821/Lpp0805 family surface protein has product MAAGCASFSAMPDDIVTGSATVKPASLQSEPVPEGVASGDWAVARLALGEALRTKTGAPSVPWENLASATRGTVTPIGELAQRDGASCREFLMSFVRDSEESWLQGEACRKGRSGAWKVDQARLLQRT; this is encoded by the coding sequence ATGGCAGCTGGCTGTGCCAGCTTCAGCGCGATGCCCGACGACATCGTCACCGGCTCGGCCACGGTGAAGCCGGCCTCGCTGCAAAGCGAGCCGGTGCCGGAAGGTGTCGCCTCCGGCGACTGGGCCGTTGCCCGCCTGGCCTTGGGTGAAGCCTTGCGCACCAAGACCGGCGCGCCGAGCGTGCCCTGGGAGAACCTCGCCAGCGCCACGCGCGGCACCGTGACCCCGATCGGCGAGCTGGCGCAGCGTGACGGCGCCAGCTGCCGGGAGTTTCTGATGAGCTTCGTGCGCGACAGCGAGGAGAGCTGGCTGCAGGGCGAGGCTTGTCGCAAGGGGCGCAGCGGCGCCTGGAAGGTCGATCAGGCGAGGCTCCTGCAGCGGACCTGA
- the pdxH gene encoding pyridoxamine 5'-phosphate oxidase, with amino-acid sequence MMETREELISGDFTGATEPFLLFEEWFAEAKGAEPNDPNAMALATVDADGLPDVRMVLLNARDERGFVFFTNSESAKGVELGGQPKAAVVFHWKSLRRQIRVRGPVEQVSAEEADAYFATRPRLSQIGSWASQQSRPLEGRFALETAVAKVTAHYALGTVPRPPHWNGYRIRPVQIEFWADRPFRLHDRIMFRRDTVGGAWSKTRLYP; translated from the coding sequence ATGATGGAAACCCGAGAAGAGTTAATTTCCGGTGATTTCACCGGCGCTACGGAACCGTTTCTGCTGTTCGAGGAATGGTTTGCCGAAGCGAAGGGAGCGGAACCGAACGATCCGAACGCCATGGCGCTGGCAACCGTCGATGCCGACGGCCTGCCGGACGTGCGCATGGTGCTGCTGAACGCCCGCGACGAGCGCGGCTTCGTGTTCTTCACCAATTCGGAAAGCGCCAAGGGCGTGGAGCTCGGCGGCCAGCCCAAGGCCGCCGTGGTGTTCCACTGGAAGTCCCTGCGCCGGCAAATCCGGGTGCGCGGGCCGGTGGAGCAGGTGAGCGCGGAGGAGGCCGACGCCTATTTCGCCACCCGCCCCCGCCTGTCGCAGATCGGCTCCTGGGCCAGCCAGCAGTCGCGCCCGCTGGAAGGACGCTTCGCGCTGGAGACGGCGGTGGCGAAGGTGACGGCGCATTATGCGCTCGGCACCGTACCGCGCCCGCCGCACTGGAACGGCTACCGCATCCGCCCGGTGCAGATCGAATTCTGGGCCGACCGCCCGTTCCGCCTGCACGACCGCATCATGTTCCGGCGCGACACCGTGGGCGGTGCGTGGAGCAAGACACGGCTCTATCCGTGA
- a CDS encoding J domain-containing protein: MRDPYDVLGVAKNADQNEIKRAFRKLAKKLHPDANTTDPKAQEKFAELNGAYEILGEPDKRAQFDRGEIDAEGKPRGFEGFGAGGGGPGGFGGFRRGQQGGNFRQGPQGETIFESFSFGPEGMRRGGAQGGGGHGGGFDDVISDILGGFGRGRGQAGGHPGGADAHATRGGDIEISVPVPLERVVEGGPVKVHLPNGRAVEVKVPARVAEGYRLRLKGQGEPSPFGGAPGDAYVVVAYAPHRQFRVEGTDLRTDLPVPLADAVLGAKVRVPTLASAVDLSIPAWTNSGRTFRLRGKGLPKEGSSENGDLLVTVRVSLPDTPDAELEALMRRRRDGGE; the protein is encoded by the coding sequence ATGCGCGACCCCTATGACGTGCTCGGCGTCGCCAAGAACGCCGATCAGAACGAGATCAAGCGTGCTTTTCGCAAGCTCGCGAAGAAGCTGCACCCGGATGCGAACACCACGGATCCGAAGGCGCAGGAGAAGTTTGCCGAGCTGAACGGCGCCTATGAGATATTGGGCGAGCCGGACAAGCGCGCGCAATTCGACCGCGGCGAGATCGACGCCGAGGGCAAGCCGCGTGGCTTCGAGGGCTTCGGCGCCGGCGGCGGTGGCCCGGGCGGCTTTGGCGGCTTCCGCCGCGGCCAGCAGGGTGGCAATTTCCGCCAGGGTCCGCAGGGCGAGACCATTTTCGAGAGCTTCTCCTTCGGCCCCGAGGGCATGCGCCGCGGCGGCGCGCAAGGCGGAGGCGGCCACGGCGGCGGCTTTGACGACGTCATCTCCGACATTCTCGGCGGCTTCGGCCGTGGACGGGGCCAAGCCGGCGGCCACCCGGGTGGCGCGGATGCCCACGCGACGCGCGGCGGCGACATCGAGATCAGCGTACCGGTGCCACTTGAGCGCGTGGTCGAAGGCGGCCCCGTCAAGGTGCATTTGCCGAACGGCCGCGCCGTCGAGGTCAAGGTGCCGGCCCGCGTTGCCGAGGGCTATCGCCTGCGCCTGAAGGGGCAGGGCGAGCCGAGCCCGTTCGGCGGCGCGCCGGGTGACGCCTATGTCGTCGTTGCCTATGCCCCGCATCGCCAGTTCCGGGTGGAGGGCACGGACCTGCGTACCGATCTGCCTGTGCCGCTCGCCGACGCCGTGCTCGGCGCCAAGGTACGGGTGCCGACGCTGGCGAGCGCGGTCGACTTGTCGATCCCGGCCTGGACCAATTCCGGCCGCACCTTCCGCCTGCGCGGCAAGGGGCTGCCGAAGGAGGGCAGCAGCGAGAATGGCGACCTGCTGGTCACCGTGCGCGTCTCGCTGCCGGACACGCCCGACGCCGAGCTCGAAGCGCTGATGCGCCGCCGCCGCGACGGCGGGGAGTGA
- a CDS encoding L,D-transpeptidase, whose product MTLRRVGAVLIALCLGACSVATKEPAPEASMKPRDKQLLANAPYKKVLPPDMYQRSIVDYTGSQKPGTIVVDTDKKWLYYVEDGGKAIRYGVTVGEEGLAFKGEAKVGRKTEWPTWTPTPEIKQRLTGIPNFVGPGPHNPMGARALYLYQGNKDTLFRIHGTNQPEYIGQAISSGCIRMLNEDVIDLYNRVPQGTEVVVL is encoded by the coding sequence ATGACGTTGCGTAGGGTGGGTGCGGTGCTTATCGCGCTGTGCTTGGGCGCCTGCAGTGTGGCGACCAAGGAACCAGCCCCCGAAGCCTCGATGAAGCCTCGGGACAAGCAGCTGCTGGCCAATGCGCCGTACAAGAAGGTGCTGCCGCCGGACATGTACCAGCGCAGCATCGTCGACTACACCGGGAGCCAGAAGCCCGGCACCATCGTGGTCGATACCGACAAGAAGTGGCTCTACTACGTCGAGGACGGCGGCAAGGCCATCCGCTACGGCGTGACCGTTGGTGAAGAAGGCCTCGCCTTCAAGGGCGAAGCCAAGGTCGGTCGCAAGACCGAATGGCCGACCTGGACGCCGACGCCGGAGATCAAGCAGCGGCTCACCGGCATCCCGAATTTCGTCGGTCCCGGCCCGCACAATCCGATGGGTGCCCGCGCGCTCTACCTGTACCAGGGCAACAAGGACACGCTGTTCCGCATCCACGGCACCAACCAGCCGGAATATATCGGGCAGGCCATCTCGTCGGGCTGCATCCGCATGCTGAACGAAGACGTGATCGACCTCTACAACCGCGTGCCGCAGGGCACCGAAGTCGTCGTCCTCTAG
- a CDS encoding extensin family protein, with amino-acid sequence MPTRVMPARVLAACAGLAVLLGSSAGAFAQESLPQALDRAGNAANRALGEMLGVRPAKPPAKRKPVARQGTKPDAKPDAAPKQADPVPKPPDTAAKIDSPKSDSPKSDSPKSDSPKSATAKSGKAAGPAASVDVPLPPEPPVSRAATLAPKQEPAAAPNPRPAPLTAPAPPVASKEVIPAPAPVAPPVPRQTGSQKSSAAPKPSLVPPPAPQPAPVVEVAPPQRTALAIVPLPPPRPALATPVALPPPSAPAEPAAPAAAPPEEPAPASGIATGCAELAEAGIATFAVADPPAAMGACGIERPVRLAAVRLTGGQLVPLEPAALLRCDMAFAVARWIREEVAPTVATLGSPLDKVMVAASYDCRPRNRVSGAKMSEHGRGNAMDTRGYKLEDGRIVEIGGKGKEAMPVAFQERLKASACGRFKTILGPGSDGYHEEHLHVDLQPRRSNTALCHWAVRDMDAPKPAPATDPKSSSEDAAKTDGSAAAGDTAPDAKPAPPAAAPAADAKPAAASKPNARAASSGKPKSASAKPDAAKPPQAKPPSVKPRPAPAAGQ; translated from the coding sequence ATGCCGACAAGGGTTATGCCGGCGCGGGTTCTGGCGGCGTGTGCCGGGCTGGCTGTGCTGCTCGGCTCCTCCGCTGGCGCTTTCGCGCAGGAATCGCTGCCGCAGGCCCTGGATCGCGCCGGCAACGCGGCGAACCGCGCGCTCGGCGAGATGCTGGGGGTGAGGCCGGCCAAGCCTCCCGCCAAGCGCAAGCCGGTGGCGCGGCAAGGCACCAAGCCGGATGCCAAACCCGACGCCGCGCCAAAGCAGGCTGATCCCGTGCCGAAACCGCCGGATACAGCCGCCAAGATCGATAGCCCGAAGTCCGATAGTCCGAAGTCCGATAGTCCAAAGTCCGATAGTCCGAAATCCGCTACCGCGAAATCCGGCAAGGCGGCCGGGCCGGCGGCAAGCGTCGACGTGCCGTTGCCGCCCGAACCGCCGGTGTCACGTGCCGCCACGCTGGCTCCGAAGCAGGAGCCTGCTGCGGCGCCCAATCCGCGCCCCGCCCCGCTTACTGCCCCGGCCCCGCCAGTTGCATCGAAAGAGGTGATCCCGGCGCCGGCCCCCGTGGCCCCTCCGGTGCCACGTCAGACGGGTTCGCAGAAATCCTCCGCCGCGCCGAAGCCTTCCCTCGTTCCGCCTCCGGCACCTCAGCCTGCGCCTGTGGTCGAGGTCGCGCCGCCGCAGCGCACCGCGCTTGCCATCGTGCCGTTGCCGCCGCCGCGTCCTGCGCTCGCCACCCCGGTTGCCTTGCCGCCGCCGTCCGCGCCCGCCGAACCCGCTGCTCCAGCGGCCGCGCCTCCTGAGGAGCCTGCGCCGGCATCAGGTATTGCGACCGGCTGTGCGGAACTGGCGGAAGCCGGCATCGCGACATTCGCTGTCGCCGATCCGCCGGCCGCCATGGGGGCATGCGGCATCGAGCGGCCGGTACGGCTCGCCGCGGTACGCCTGACCGGCGGCCAACTGGTGCCGCTGGAGCCGGCGGCGCTGCTGCGCTGTGACATGGCCTTCGCCGTGGCGCGCTGGATTCGCGAGGAGGTGGCGCCGACGGTCGCCACGCTCGGCTCGCCGCTGGACAAGGTGATGGTCGCCGCCTCCTATGATTGCCGCCCGCGCAACCGCGTCTCCGGCGCCAAGATGAGCGAGCATGGCCGCGGCAATGCCATGGACACGAGGGGCTACAAGCTCGAGGACGGCCGCATTGTGGAGATTGGCGGCAAGGGCAAGGAGGCGATGCCGGTCGCCTTCCAGGAGCGGCTGAAGGCGAGCGCCTGCGGGCGCTTCAAGACCATCCTCGGGCCAGGCTCGGACGGCTATCACGAGGAGCATCTGCACGTCGATCTGCAGCCGCGGCGCAGCAACACCGCGCTCTGTCATTGGGCGGTGCGCGACATGGATGCGCCCAAGCCCGCGCCCGCCACCGATCCGAAATCTTCGTCGGAAGACGCCGCGAAGACGGACGGCTCTGCGGCAGCGGGTGACACGGCGCCGGATGCCAAGCCGGCGCCGCCGGCCGCCGCACCTGCCGCGGATGCCAAGCCGGCGGCTGCGTCCAAGCCGAACGCACGCGCCGCGTCCTCCGGAAAGCCGAAATCCGCATCGGCGAAGCCTGATGCGGCCAAGCCGCCGCAGGCAAAGCCGCCTTCCGTCAAACCCCGGCCGGCGCCCGCCGCCGGGCAATAA
- a CDS encoding magnesium transporter CorA family protein has translation MLKAYCLRGAALQEVLVIGDGPVPEDAIWLDLVSPAEGEDKLVEQALHILVPTREEMVEIEPSSRLYVEDGARFMTGSVVCYAETERPTLAAVSFILAGGKLVTVRYDEPKPFRLLIAKFGRTCPQQITGTALLFELLDAIIDRAADIIEHLGSEIDATSQRIFERNGGRTDQNTRYRALLRIIARKGDLASKVRESLVSMARLVTFLAGENGGAGFTKDQKAALKSMQRDVSSLTDHLSYLANKITFLLDATLGLVSIEQNNIIKIFAVLSVVLMPPTLIASIYGMNFQHMPELAERWGYPVALLAMLVAAIVPYWFFKWKRWL, from the coding sequence ATGCTCAAAGCCTATTGCCTGCGCGGCGCGGCACTGCAGGAGGTCCTCGTCATCGGCGACGGCCCGGTGCCGGAGGATGCGATCTGGCTCGACCTGGTCTCGCCGGCCGAAGGCGAGGACAAGCTGGTCGAGCAGGCGCTGCACATCCTGGTGCCGACCCGCGAGGAGATGGTCGAGATCGAGCCGTCCAGCCGGCTCTATGTCGAGGACGGCGCGCGCTTTATGACCGGCAGCGTGGTGTGCTACGCCGAGACCGAGCGTCCCACCCTTGCGGCGGTGAGCTTCATCCTCGCTGGCGGCAAGCTGGTGACGGTGCGCTATGACGAACCCAAGCCCTTCCGCCTGCTGATCGCCAAATTCGGCCGCACCTGCCCGCAGCAGATCACCGGCACCGCGCTGCTGTTCGAGCTGCTCGATGCCATCATCGATCGCGCCGCCGACATCATCGAGCATCTCGGCAGCGAGATCGACGCCACCTCGCAACGCATCTTCGAGCGTAATGGCGGGCGCACCGACCAGAACACGCGCTATCGTGCGCTTCTGCGCATCATCGCGCGAAAGGGAGACCTCGCCTCCAAGGTGCGCGAGAGTCTGGTTTCGATGGCCCGGCTGGTCACCTTCCTTGCCGGCGAGAACGGCGGGGCGGGTTTCACCAAGGACCAGAAGGCGGCGCTGAAGAGCATGCAGCGCGACGTCTCCTCGCTGACCGACCATCTCAGCTATCTGGCGAACAAGATCACCTTCCTGCTCGACGCCACGCTCGGCCTCGTCAGCATCGAGCAGAACAACATCATCAAGATCTTCGCCGTGCTCTCGGTGGTGTTGATGCCGCCGACGCTGATCGCCTCGATCTACGGCATGAACTTCCAGCACATGCCGGAACTCGCCGAGCGCTGGGGCTACCCGGTAGCGCTGCTCGCCATGCTGGTGGCGGCGATCGTGCCCTATTGGTTCTTCAAGTGGAAACGCTGGCTGTGA
- a CDS encoding SDR family oxidoreductase yields MAQPQASNQPRRTLLLTGASRGIGHATVKRFSAAGWRVITCSRHAFPENCPWEMGPEDHIQVDLSDPADTLRAVEEIRQRLTSGELHALVNNAGISPKSKGGERLGTLNTPEEDWRRVFQVNFFAPILLARGLLEELKRTHGAVVNVTSIAGSRVHPFAGAAYATSKAALAGLTREMAADFGPLGVRVNAIAPGEIDTSILSPGTEKIVEQIPMQRLGTPDEVAKIIYVLCTETSSYLNGAEIHINGGQHV; encoded by the coding sequence ATGGCACAGCCTCAAGCTTCCAACCAGCCGCGCCGTACGCTGCTGCTTACCGGTGCCTCCCGCGGCATCGGCCATGCGACGGTGAAGCGCTTCTCGGCGGCAGGCTGGCGGGTCATCACCTGCTCGCGGCACGCCTTCCCGGAGAATTGTCCGTGGGAGATGGGGCCGGAGGACCATATCCAGGTCGACCTCTCCGATCCGGCGGACACACTGCGGGCGGTGGAGGAGATCAGGCAGCGGCTCACCTCGGGCGAGTTGCACGCCCTCGTCAACAATGCCGGCATCTCGCCGAAGAGCAAGGGCGGCGAGCGGCTCGGCACGCTCAATACGCCGGAGGAAGACTGGCGCCGGGTGTTCCAGGTGAATTTCTTCGCGCCGATCCTGCTTGCCCGCGGCCTGCTTGAGGAGCTGAAGCGCACCCATGGCGCGGTGGTGAACGTCACCTCCATCGCCGGCTCGCGGGTGCATCCCTTCGCGGGGGCGGCCTATGCCACCTCCAAGGCGGCGCTGGCCGGGCTGACCCGCGAGATGGCGGCCGATTTCGGCCCGCTCGGCGTCCGGGTGAACGCCATCGCGCCGGGCGAGATCGACACCTCGATCCTCTCCCCCGGCACCGAGAAGATCGTCGAGCAGATCCCGATGCAGCGGCTCGGCACGCCGGACGAGGTGGCGAAGATCATCTATGTGCTGTGCACCGAGACCTCGTCCTATCTGAACGGCGCCGAGATCCACATCAATGGCGGGCAGCACGTCTGA